CGCCCCTGACCGATGCGCTTCTGGCGAGTTCGGCCCTTCCCTTGCATTGTCCGGTGCTCGTGGGGGGAACCCCGTACTATGACGGGGGGCTCGCGGGCAATCTCCCGGCCCTCGTCGCGCTGGATCGGGGGTACCGGGTTCTCCTCTGTATGCCCCTCGGGGTCGTCTTCCGCCGGGAGCCGGGCTGGCGGGGGCTCCTGCCGTGGAAGGCGGTGGATGCTCTCGGATGGGCCATGATGCGGCGCGAGATCCGGGCCTGTCGGGCGGCCGGGGCGAGGGTGCTGGAGGCCTACAGTGCAGCGGTGGAAGCGGAGAGCGTTTTTGCCTTCGATCGCCTTGACAAGCTCGAGGAAGAAGGGTATAAGGCGGCGTCCTTCGTCGTCCCATGCCTCCAAAGAGTGCTGGCGGCACGAGAGCCAGCGGGCGGCTGGCCACCTGTCTCGCCCGAGGAGAGGGATGTCTGACCCGATCCAAAGGCTCCGCCAGATCCTCCTGACCGTTCTCCTCGTTCTTCTGCTCCCCTTCTCGTTCTCGGCGCCGGCCGCCGACGACGGACCGCCCGCCACGAGCATCCGCCCCGGCCCCGATGGCCCCACTGGAGGCGAGGCGTCGAGGGGGGGTCCCCCTCCCGCGAGCGCCGAGACCGAGGGGCCATTGGCCAACGGTGGGCCGGCTGCCACTCCCGCGCACACCGAGGCCGCCACCCCCGTGCCGGGCGAGGAGGAGACGGTCCCACCCGGCAGCGAGGAGAGCCAAGAACCCCTCCCCGGCGACGCCGTCCCCGCGGAGACGCTGGTCACACCCGAGGACGCGAGCGTGCTGGACCAGGCTGAGGCGGAGACGGAGCCAGCGGAAGGCACCCCCGAGGAGGAGGCCTTCGGTGTTCCGATCGAGCTGAACGACAAGGTCCGGGCCTACCTCGATCTCTTCACCGGAGAACGCCGGGACCGGATCCAGGAGGCCTTCGACCGGGCCGGGCGCTACCTCCCCATGATGCGGGCCATCTTCCAGGAGCAGGGCCTCCCCCGCGACCTGGTGAACCTGGCCTACATCGAGAGCGCCTTCAAGGTCCGCGCCTACTCGCGGGCTCGGGCTGCCGGGATCTGGCAGTTCATTGCGGGGACGGGGCGGAAATACGGCCTGCGCGTCGATTGGTGGTTGGACGAGCGGCGGGACCCGGAGAAGGCCACCCGGGCGGCGGCGGAGTATCTCAGCGACCTCTACGGAATGTTCGGCTCCTGGCCGCTCGCCATCGCCGCCTACAACGCCGGCGAGGGCAAGGTCGCCGGCGCGATCCGCCGCCAGAAAACGACGGACTTTTGGCGCCTGCGCCTCCCCCGGGAGACGAAGATCTACGTCCCGGCGTTCATGGCCATGACGATCCTGGCGAAGGATCCCGCCCGGTATGGGTTCGTCCCTCCTGCCGAGGAGGTGACCCCCACCGAGCCGCTCATGCTCGGAGAGCCGCTCGACCTCCGCATCGTCGCTCAGGCCGCGGGGGTCGCGCTGGAGGACCTCCGGACCCTGAACCCGGAGCTGAACCACCTGGTGACGCCGCCCCACAGGTCTGACTATCGGCTGCGGGTCCCGGCCGGTTCCGCCGCGGAGTTTGCCGAGAACTTCGACGAGATCAAGAAGACGCGCCGGGTGACCTGGCAGCGTCACCTCATCCGCCGGGGGGAGACCCTCTCCCAGATCGCCCGGCGCTACGACACCTCCGTCCCGGTCCTGATGGACCTGAACCGCCTCCCGAGCCGCCATCGCCTCCGGGCTGGGCGCTCCCTCGTGGTTCCGCTGATGCACCTGGCGCTCGCCGAGGAGAACGGCTCCACCCGCCCCCTCCCGAGCGCGGAGAGCAGCCCCCGCACGTACGTCGTCAGGCGAGGGGACAGCCTCTGGCGGATCGCCCAGGTCTACGACGTGTCCACCGGTGAGCTCCAAAAGTGGAACGACCTCGAGGGTACGGTGATTCACCCCGGCCTCCGCCTCCGGATCCACCCCGAATAGTCCCTCCCGCTCTCGACGCAAACCCCCTTGACAGGCTATACGTTTGTATAGTAAATTCCTCCCGGCGGGCTTCCCGTCTCCGAGAGGGCACTATGGCACAGGGACTGACGCCAAGACAGCGCGAGGTCCTGGAGTTCATCAAACGGTTCCTGGAGGAACAGGGCTATCCCCCCACGGTCCGGGAGATCGGCCGACATTTCGGGTTTGTCCCCCGGTCGGTCTTCGATCACCTGAAAGCCCTGGAGCGAAAAGGATACCTGAAGCGGGAAGCGACCAAGTCCCGTTCTCTGCAAATCACGGATCCCGCTTTCCCCGGCCGCCGCCTCCCCCGGCCTCGAGAGGTTCCCATCGTGGGACGGGTTGCGGCAGGGCGCCCTCTGCTCGCGGTGGAGAACCTGGAGGGCGCGGTTCCCCTCCCGATGGAGTGGACCAACGGGGGCGAGGTCTTCCTCCTTCGCGTCCAGGGGGACAGCATGGTCGGCGCGCACATCCTCTCGGGGGACCTCGCGCTGGTGCGGCGCCAGGAGAGCGCGGAGAACGGCGACATCGTTGTGGCGCTGGTGGAGGAGGAGGCAACCGTCAAGCGCTTCCAGCGTTCCGGCCAAACGGTCACGCTTTTCCCCGAGAACCCCGCCATGGCCCCCATCACCCTCGTCCCGGGAGCCCGCTTCGAAATCCTGGGGAAGGTGATCGGCGTCTTCCGCCGCCTCCCATAGCGCCGGCCTGAGCGCCGTCATCCCACCCGGGCACCCTTCTTGCACTCGTCCCTCCCGGCTCGCATCGTCCCCCGTTCGCCTCCGCGGACGGGCCGGGTCTCATCCCCGGGTCTGGAGGGTGGTATGGCGGAGACGAGGCAGAAGGGAGCGGGGGAGGGGAACAGCATGTTCGGGCTTCTCCTCCCGGTCCTGCTCGCCCTGGTCCTTGCCTTGGTGCTGAATGCCTTCTCGGAGGTCCCGCCCTCGGCCCCGGACGCTCCCTCCTCGGCCCCCCGGACGAGCGACAACCGGTGAACGGACCTGATTGGCCTGGGAAGCCCCCCGCCGCCGGGGTGGAGAAAGGTAACACGGGGTCTTCCGAGGCCGCTCTGTCAAGAGGGGCAGGGCTTTAAACCCCTGCCAGTTCCCAGGGTCCAGCCGACCCCGGCCGGTTGCCCAGCCGGGAACGGAAGTTGCAACTCCCGCGAGCCAGCTGCGTACCACGCGCGAGTCCGGCCGGGCGCGGGACGCGAGATGGAGGCTGCTCCCATGGTCCTCATCCATAGTTTCTCGTTCCTCAAGCAGGTGATGGTGCCTCACGTCCGCCGTCTCGCAGAGCGCTACATTACCATCCTCGCCCTCTCCCCGGAGGGCCGGACGCGCCAGCTGCGGCTCTCCCGCCTGCGCCTCGCCGGCCTCGGGATGGCGGGAGCCCTGCTCCTGGGCGTGGCCGCCTGGGGGTTCCTCGGCGAGTTCCAGGTCCGCGCCCAGCAGTACCGCGTGGCCGCCCTCCGAGAGGAGAACCACCTCCTCCTGATCCAGCTCCAGCAACAGGCCGCCCTCATCCAGGCCCTCCAGGGGGAGATGGGGAAGCTGCAGGCCTTCGAGGGGCAGCTCCGGATCCTCTCGGGGCTGGAGCCGGGGACCGAGCCGCTCGTCGGGGTCGGCGCAGGGGGCGGGCGGGAACTCCACCAGCAGAAGCGCCAGGCACTGCGGTAGCGGCCCGAACGAGCGGGCCATGCGCTGTCCCCCCCGTCTGCTCCCCCTCCTGATTGCCCCCTTGCTCCTCGGCACCGGTTGTGTGGCCGCCTCCGCGGTCGGCTCCGCCCTCGGCGCCGCCTTCAGCGGCATGGCCTATCTCTCCAACGGAAACGCCGAGCGGACCTTCGTGGTCAGTCTGCCGGAGGTCTGGCAGGCCAGCGTCGCGGTCCTGCGCCTGATGGACCTGACCATCAGCGAGGGGACGCGGGACGAGCAGACGGGAGAGCTGAAGGGAGCCACTCCGGACCTGACGGTTACCCTCACCATGAGCAGCGTCACTGCCCGGGCCACCCGGGTGACGATCGAGGCCGTCGAGGCATCCTACGGGAAGGACCGGGCCACGGCCGCCGAGATCCTCAACCAGCTCGCCCTCCTCCTCCCACCCACCCCGTCTGCTCCCCCGCGCCTCCAGGGCGATTGACCCACCCGGGGGGATATGGTAAGGGAGGGACAATCCCTCCGGCGCCACGCCCAGGAGCCCCCATGCCATCCCCCAAGTCGAGCCGCGCCGCACTCCCCGATGTGACCATCCGTCGTCTGGAAGATCTCCTGGCTACCCTCGCGAAGCGCTTCGGCGATCTGCGGGGGAAGGTGGACATGGACCCGCGGCCGGGGGTTACTCTTCAGGAGATCGGGGGGCTGGCCGCGGCCAAGCGGGAGATCCAGAGCCTTGTCTTCGGCCTGCGCCAGCCGGACCTACACAAGCGGTGGGGGACCGTGCCAGCCAAGGGCGTGTTCCTGTACGGGCCCCCCGGCACCGGAAAGACGCTTCTCGCCAGGGCGCTGGCCCACGAGGCGGAGGCGGTCTTTTACCACCTGCGGATCCGCCATATCGCCTTCAAGTGGTACGGGGACTCGGGCGACCTGATCCAGGAGGTCTTCCAGGCGCTCGGGGGCAACGGACGGTGCGTGCTCTACCTGGACGAGATTGAGGCGCTCTCCTTCGACCGGATGTTCCCGGGGGAGGAGGCCCGGGCGGCCAGCCGCCGCGTCATCACGGTGGTCCTGGAACGGCTGGAGGCCCTGGCGGGGATGGAGGAGACGCTGGCGGTCGCCTCCACGAATCGGCCCGATGCGGTGGACCCCAGCCTGGTGGGCCCCGGCCGGTTCGCCCGGCTCATCGAGGTCCCGCTCCCGGACGGGGACGAGAAGCGGGAGATCCTGGCCCTTCACCAGCGGCGCGCCGAGGCGGCCGCCGGGCGACCCCTGTTCCAGAACGTGGACTACGACGCCATCCTGGCGCGGACCGTGAAGCTGAGCGGGGGGGATTTGGCGGAGATCGTCCAGCGAGCGCTTGAGGAGAAGGCCCGGTGCGAGGGCGCGGGGGAGCAGCCCGGCCCCGTGGAGACCGACGATATCCTCCGGGTCATCGAGGACTACCGCCGGATCAAGGAGGTGGTGGAGAAGATTCGCTACGGCCAGTATCTGTGAGGCCGCCCCTCACGCGCAGCCCTTCTCCCCCGCCAGCCGCACGAACTCGAGTTGCTGTCCCGCCTGCAGCAGGTGACCCTCCGCGACCACTTCCCCGCCCACGACCGCGACCGCCCGGGGGCTGATGTTCAGGGGCTGGGCGAGGGCCTGCCGGATCTCTGCCACCGTCCGCCCGGCGACGTCCACCTCCAACGCGTGGATCCCATAGAGGATCCGCACCGTCGTCGCCGTCCGGCCCGCCGGGCCGGTCGCGCTCGCCTGCCGGAGCTCCTCACTCACGGGAACGCCTCCGCTCCACTGGCTGGCTCCTGCCGGCCAGGATGTCGAGGTACACCTCGCCGTACCGGATCCCCCCCTGCTGCCAGGCGTAGAAGGCGTTCAGCATGGCCGACGCCACGGCCAGGTTCGTGAAGAGGAGTTGCGGGGCCCCCGCAGCGGCCGCCGCGTCGCAGGAGGCGTCGGCGGGGGAGCCGTCACCGGGGAATGCGATCTCGGGGTGGAACCGGGTGAGGGGAGCCGAGAGGTCCCGCCCCCCCTCGCGGCAGTAGACCTGCACGTTCCCGTCTGTCCACTCGTTCCCCCCCGAGATGAGGAGGAGGTCGGCCAGCCGCTCGCAGTGGTCACTGATCACCTTCCGGGTCCGGTGGTTGTCCACCCCGAGGAACACCACGTCTCCACTCCGGATCCAATCGGCCGCATTGGCGGCCGTCACAAACTCCGGGACGGCCCGAACGGAGAGGCCGGGGAATTCCTGAGCCACCTCCTCCGCCTTCACGCGCGCCTTGTTCCCGGCGGCCCGGAAGCCTTGCCGCGGGAGGTTCCGCTGCTCGAAGGCGTCTCCGTCCACCAGAGTCAGGCGGCAGCCGGTCCCCGCGTAGTACAGGTACCGGGAGAGCGGCGGGAGGAGGGCGCAGCCGATCCCTCCCAAGCCGATCACCTTGATCTCGAGCATCCCCGCCCCCTCAGATGGCCGCCGGCGGCCCCTCTTCGTGGATGTCCCGGGGAACCTCCTCCACGTGCAGGCGGCGCAGCCACGCGGGATCGGCCGGCAGGCCCCCATCCCCGGGGAGGGCTTCGAAGACCTCTAACGGCGTGAGGGGAAACCGGCGGCCGTCCACCACCAGCGAGCAGGCGTAGGTGGGTCGCCGATCGAGCGTCCCCACGGTCACGTGGAGGCCATCCGAGTGCCGCTCGTCCCAATCGTCGAGATCCGAGTGGAAGGCCTGGGCCCCCGCATGACTGTGCAGGGTGCCGACCCGGATCAGGCCCGGGGGGCACGGCCCGATCTGATAGCGGGCATGTCCCCCGGCCACCACCTGCTCCGGCACCTCCAGCTCGAAGGCCGGCCCCTCCGAGCGGCAGAGGAGGAGGGCGACCGCCTCGGCCTGATGGCGCCGGTAGACCTCCCGGAAGAACCCCAGGGCTCGGGCCAGGAGCGCGGCGGGGACCCGTGGGCCGCGCCAGCGGACCTCCTCCTGCGCTGGGGCGAGCCAGGGCAGGCCCCGAGCCGGCGTGCAGGAACTGAAGACGGGGGTCCGCTTGACCAGGAAGAGTCCGTCCCGGGTGAGGAGGTAGTAGACCGCATCGGCCGGCTCCGCAAAATCGGCCCCCTTGAGATAGAGGGGGATCACGACCGCCCTCCCCGCTGATACCGGGGGGGAAGAAATCGGCGGGAGGAGCAGCAGGCCACCGCCATCGCCTCCTGAACCCGGAGACTCTCCGCGCTGAGCGCCGGGATGAAATCCTCGATGGCCCACCGGTAGTCCGCCTCCTCTATCGCCGGCTCCCCCCGCGCCCGCGCATGCCGGTAGGCGCGCAGGGAGATCTCCTCGATGTCCGCCCCCGTGATCTGGCCGGGATGCGAGGCGTCGCAGTGGGCCGCCAGTGCCGCGAAGTCCACCCGCCCCACCGGGAAGGCGTGCTTGCGCGGCATCACGGCAAAGATGCTGGCCATCTCGGCCGGGTCCGGGAGGACCAGCGGGATCCGCTCGGAGGCCCGCCCGGAGCGCTGCTCGGCCACGTCGAGCCGGTCGGGCCGATTGCTGATCCGGATCCAGAGAACCTGGCCCTGGATGCGGGGGTTGCCCGTGAAGTCGAAGCGCATCTGCCGGAGCCGGTTGGAGACGCCCGAATCGGCGGACGCCTCATCCCGGGAATGCTCGCTCTGGTCGGCCTCATCCTCCACCACCACCACGGGGGTCATGGACCGCAGGGCCTGGAGGATCTTCCAGTAGTTCCGCTCCGACTGCCCCACCCACCGCTCGCGCGCGTTGATCACCTTCACGAAGTTGAAGCCACACTCGTACGCGAGCGCCTCCGCGAGGGCCGTCTTCCCCACGCCGGGGGGCCCGACGAGGGTGATCCCGCGTGGGACCAGCTTGACCTCCCCCTCCCGGAGGGCTGCGATGACCTCGCGGAAGAAGGCCTTGACCGGCTCCAGGCCGCCGATGGACTCCAGGCCGAACGCGGGCTCCAGGACCTCCAACATCCCCTGGAACTCCTGGCGGAGGAGCTCCCCTTTCCGGGCCTTCACCTCCTCATGGGCGAGGGGCCGGGCGCGCCCCGCCGCCTCCTTCAGCAGGCCCTCCAGCTGGACGCGGGAGAGGCCGGCCGAGGCGGTGGCCAGCTCCTCCACGGTGAGCCCCCCGTCCCGCCCGTCTCCGGCTGCCCGCGCCCGGAGGAAGGTGAGGCGCTCGCCGTGGTTCGGCAGGGGGATCTCGAGGGCCTCCACCCGGGAGCTGGGATCTCGCAGGCGTGGGTGCAGGTCGGTCAGGGCACTCACCAGGAGGAGAATCGCGGTCCCGACCGCCGCGAGCCGTGGTTCCTCCGCCCAGCGGAGGAGGGCAACCAGCGTCCCGCGATCCTCCTCCGACAGCGCGGCCAACTCGCCCGCCGGCACCAGCGTCTCGGCGAACTCCAGGATGAGGAGCACCTGCTCCTGCTCCTCGTCCGGGAGACAGAAGCTCCGGAGCGCGCGGTCCAGGAGCGGGACCACCTGGGCGGGCGCAGTCGGGAGCCGGCGCGTCCCCTCGGGCTCCCCCAGCGCCTGGGCGGCCCGCTCTCGGAGGGCCTCGGGGGAGCCCGGAGGGGGCGGTCCGTAGCCTACGAGGGCCCGGAAGCGGGCCTCGGTCGTCCCGTCGAGGAAGGAGAGACCCGCCGACCGGTTGTAGCAGATGACGCGGGCCCGATGCCCGAACCGCCGGGTGAGGAAGGTCCGCAGCAGGACAAACTCCCCCCCGAGCGGGACGTAGTCCGCCACGTTCCCGTGCAGGAGGAAGACGGAGCCGGTCCCCGCCCCGACCTTCGCCTCGAGGGACGCGACCCAGTCCGGTGAACCATCCCGCATCGCCGGTTCCTCTTCTCCCTAACTAGCGGATTTTCCTCGCGCCGCCACTATAGCGGAGCGAGGCCGTCCGTGTCAACGGCGGCGCCGGACCGTCCGAGAGCCTGCCTTGACAGGGCCGGATGAGTATGTTTTCCTGACCCCGCCATGCACCGAGCGGCGGCATCTCGATCCTTGACCCTCCTGACGCTCGCGGTGCTCCTCGTCCCCCGGGGGGCGGCGGCGGGTCTGGCCGCGACCATCTCCCATGCGGAGGCCCGCCAGGGGGACATTCTCGTCGTGCGCGTCAGCGTCCCGGAGGCCCCCGAAACCCTCCAGGGGAGCTTCGCCGGGCGGCCCCTCCTCTTTGTTCCGGAGGGGGACGGCGCGTACCGGGCCCTCGCCGGGATCGACCTGCAACAGCCGCCCGGAACCTATTCGGTCACCCTCCACTGGCGTCCCCCGGAGGGCGACGTGACGCACGAGGTCCCGGTCACGGTGCGGGATGGGGCGTTCCCGATCCAGCGGCTCACCCTCCCGCCGCGGATGGTGGACCCGGATCCAGCAGACCTCCCCCGGATCCAAGCAGAGCAGGAGCTCCTGGAGACGGTGTTCGCCGGTTCGGACCACACCGCCCACTTCTCGGGACCGTTCCTGCCCCCCCTCGACCCCGCCTTCCAGCCCTCGGGGACCTTCGGCCGCCGCCGCCTCCTGAACGGGCGCCTCCGGAGCCCGCACTCGGGGGAGGACTTCGCTGCGCCCGTGGGGACGCCGGTGGTGGCGAGTCACCAGGGCCGGGTGGCCCACGTCGGCGAAATGTATTTCGCCGGCATGAGTGTCATCCTGGACCACGGCCTCGGCCTCTTCACCATCTATTTTCACCTGGACGCCACCGACGTGGAGCCGGGTCAACTGCTCGGGCAGGGCCAGCTCCTCGGACGAGTCGGGGCCACGGGGCGGGTCACGGGCCCCCACCTGCACTGGGGGGCGCGGCTCGGCCCCGCCCGCGTGGATCCCATGGCCCTGCTCCGGCTTGGCGCCGCACCGGCCCGGCCGTAGGAACGCGCCATGGGACCCCGGCCCTTCTGTGGTTGCCTCGCCCTCCTCCTCGCCGCCTGCGCGCCCGGGCCCATCCCGGCCCCGGAGCGAGCGGCTCCAGCCCCTCCCACCGTGACCGGCGCTGCCTCGCCGGTCGACGCGGTCCGCGGCTACGTGCGGGGCCTCTACGCGCGGGACTATGCCGCCGCCTACCGTTTCCTGACCTCGGCCGACCAGCGCCTGAAGTCTGAGGCGGAATATGTGGAGGAGAACCTGGGCTTCGCGGGCTTCCCCCTGGAGCTGAGCCGGCGCCTCGCCGACCTCATTCGGTTCCGGGAGCGAAAGGTGGAGGTCCAGGGGGACCGCGCGACCGTCACGGTGCATCTGACGCTCCCGGATGCGAGCGCGCCCCTTCTCCAGAAGCTCCTCGACGAAGCCGAGAGGCCCGACCTGACGGCGGAGGGGAAGGCTCGGCTCCTCCGGCAGGTAGCGGCCCTGGAGCGGTCCGGGCAGTTCCCGGTCGTGATCGGCGAGGAGTCCTTCTCCCTGCTCAACGAGGGGGAGCGCTGGGGCGTGTTCCTGAACTTCGCGGAGGCCGTCGTCGTGCGCCTCGAGGGCGCGGTGATGGAGGGCCTGCCCTTTACGTTCACCCCCGCCAGGCCCCTGATGCGGGTCAAACCCGGGGAGACGGTCCAGACCACGTTCCGGGTCAAGAACGTCGGGAAGGGGACCGTGACGGGGAAGGCGCGGCACCTCATCCTGCCCGGCGACGCGACCGCATTCGTGACGGTGGTGCAGTGTTTCTGCTTCCTGCACCAGACCCTGGCGCCGGGCGAGGAGCTCAGCCTCCCGGTCATTTTCCGGGTCGAGTTCGACGCGCCCGAGCCGCTCCGCGCCCTCACCCTGCGCTACGAGTTCTACCCGCTCGAGCGCTTCCGCCCGGAGTGGGAACCGAAGGGCTGACGGCGCCGGGGCGGTCCAGCAGGGAGTCCCTGAGGCAAGCGATACGGAAGGGACGAGTATGGGAAGTCGGGGGTGTCCGGGCGAAGGCGCGCGAGGCAACGCCCGGAGCGGGTGGGACTAGCCGGGTTGACCGCTCGGGGCCGGGGGGCTTTCCTGCGCCCCGCCCTTGAGCACCCGGGCGATTTCGGGGTTGTCGACGAAGGGTTGATAGGCCCCCAGGACGAAGGCGACCTCGTCCCCCTCGTCCACCAGGAGACGGACCTTCTCGGCACCCTCGTCGGTGAAGCTGGCGAGGAGCGCTCCCCACTCCGTCTCCACCACCAGGCGCACCGCCTCCTCCCGCTCCGCCTTCTGGAGGACCTCTCCCACGATCAGGGTCTGCGTCGGCCGCCACCCGTCGGGGAGGTGCGGGCCGAGCCAGCGCGGCAGGAGCGCCGTCCCGGCGATCCCGAGGGCGAGCCCGATCCCGAATGCGACAGCCAAGTGGCGCATGCCATCTCCCGGCGGGGGGCGCCCATGATATGGCGGCCCCCACCCCCGTTCAAGGAAAATCGCCGCACCGGCTGGTACGAATATTGCTGCCTTTGCTCATGACGTCCCGGCCATGCAGGCCTCCGACCATGGAGCCGCGATGAATCCTTCCCCTGTTCCGCACGGGACCATCGGCCGCCTCCGGGCCCAGCTCGAGGGCGTGCTGGTGGGGAAGCCGGAGCAGGTCCGCCTCGCCCTCATCGCGCTGTTCGCCCGGGGGCACCTGCTCATCGAGGATGTCCCGGGGGTGGGCAAGACCACGCTGGCCCAGGGCCTGGCGCGCTCGCTCGGATGCTCCTTCCAGCGGATCCAGTTCACCAGCGATCTTCTCCCGTCCGACATCCTCGGGGTCAACGTCTGGAGCGCCCAGGCCGGAACCTTCGAGTTCAAGCCAGGGCCGCTGTTCGCCCACATCGTCCTGGCCGACGAGATCAACCGGACGAGTCCCAAGACCCAGTCCTGCCTGCTCGAGGCCATGAACGAGGCCCAGGTCTCGCTGGACCACCAGACCCACCCCCTCCCGCGACCCTTCATGGTCATCGCGACCCAGAACCCGCTCGAGTACCACGGGACCCACCCGCTCCCCGAGTCCCAGATGGACCGGTTCCTCATGCGGATCCACATCGGCTACCCCGCCCCCGAGGCCGAGCGGCGCATCGTGACGGGGGAGGCCGGAGGGGTCCCGCCGAGCCTGCCGCCGATCCTCTCGACTGCGGAGGTCTGCGGCATCCAGGAGGCGGCCGAACGGGTGGAGGTGGACGTCGCCCTCACCGGGTACGTGATGGCCGTTGCCCAGGCCACCCGGGGGAGCGACGCCTTTGCCCTCGGCGCCAGCCCCCGCGCGGCCCGCGCCCACTTCCGCGCGGCGCAGGCCGCCGCGCTCCTGGCCGGCCGGTCCTACTGCGTCCCCGACGACGTGAAGGGACTGGCCATCCCGGTCCTGGCCCACCGGCTCCTCCCCAGCGCGCGGGGGGAGGCATCGGGGGGCGCCGAGGCGGCTCTCGCGGCCCTGCTCGACGGAATCCCGGTCCCGTAACCCGGCTGCCATGCGGTTCGGCTCCTTCCCCCGCGCCCTCCATCCCACCCAGGAGGGGTGGGGTTTCCTCGGCCTCACGGTGCTCCTCGGGGTAGCCGCGCTGAATTCGGGGAACAACCTCCTCTACCTCGCGGTCGCCCTGTTTCTCAGCCTCATCGTGCTCTCCGGCCTTCTCTCGGAGCAGGGATTCCGGAAGGTCCGGGTCAGTGTCCGCTTGCCCCGCCGTTGCTTCGCCGGGACGCCGGCACCCGTTCGGGTCACGGTCCAGAACGGCAAGCGCCGCCTGCCCTCATACGCCCTCCAGCTCCGCCTGGCCGGCCAGGCCGGCGGCCCGCAGCTCCTGCGCCTGGGACCGGG
The DNA window shown above is from Candidatus Methylomirabilis sp. and carries:
- a CDS encoding AAA family ATPase: MNPSPVPHGTIGRLRAQLEGVLVGKPEQVRLALIALFARGHLLIEDVPGVGKTTLAQGLARSLGCSFQRIQFTSDLLPSDILGVNVWSAQAGTFEFKPGPLFAHIVLADEINRTSPKTQSCLLEAMNEAQVSLDHQTHPLPRPFMVIATQNPLEYHGTHPLPESQMDRFLMRIHIGYPAPEAERRIVTGEAGGVPPSLPPILSTAEVCGIQEAAERVEVDVALTGYVMAVAQATRGSDAFALGASPRAARAHFRAAQAAALLAGRSYCVPDDVKGLAIPVLAHRLLPSARGEASGGAEAALAALLDGIPVP
- a CDS encoding AAA family ATPase; the encoded protein is MPSPKSSRAALPDVTIRRLEDLLATLAKRFGDLRGKVDMDPRPGVTLQEIGGLAAAKREIQSLVFGLRQPDLHKRWGTVPAKGVFLYGPPGTGKTLLARALAHEAEAVFYHLRIRHIAFKWYGDSGDLIQEVFQALGGNGRCVLYLDEIEALSFDRMFPGEEARAASRRVITVVLERLEALAGMEETLAVASTNRPDAVDPSLVGPGRFARLIEVPLPDGDEKREILALHQRRAEAAAGRPLFQNVDYDAILARTVKLSGGDLAEIVQRALEEKARCEGAGEQPGPVETDDILRVIEDYRRIKEVVEKIRYGQYL
- a CDS encoding cytochrome c oxidase assembly protein, with the protein product MGPRPFCGCLALLLAACAPGPIPAPERAAPAPPTVTGAASPVDAVRGYVRGLYARDYAAAYRFLTSADQRLKSEAEYVEENLGFAGFPLELSRRLADLIRFRERKVEVQGDRATVTVHLTLPDASAPLLQKLLDEAERPDLTAEGKARLLRQVAALERSGQFPVVIGEESFSLLNEGERWGVFLNFAEAVVVRLEGAVMEGLPFTFTPARPLMRVKPGETVQTTFRVKNVGKGTVTGKARHLILPGDATAFVTVVQCFCFLHQTLAPGEELSLPVIFRVEFDAPEPLRALTLRYEFYPLERFRPEWEPKG
- the lexA gene encoding transcriptional repressor LexA, with product MAQGLTPRQREVLEFIKRFLEEQGYPPTVREIGRHFGFVPRSVFDHLKALERKGYLKREATKSRSLQITDPAFPGRRLPRPREVPIVGRVAAGRPLLAVENLEGAVPLPMEWTNGGEVFLLRVQGDSMVGAHILSGDLALVRRQESAENGDIVVALVEEEATVKRFQRSGQTVTLFPENPAMAPITLVPGARFEILGKVIGVFRRLP
- a CDS encoding M23 family metallopeptidase — encoded protein: MTLLTLAVLLVPRGAAAGLAATISHAEARQGDILVVRVSVPEAPETLQGSFAGRPLLFVPEGDGAYRALAGIDLQQPPGTYSVTLHWRPPEGDVTHEVPVTVRDGAFPIQRLTLPPRMVDPDPADLPRIQAEQELLETVFAGSDHTAHFSGPFLPPLDPAFQPSGTFGRRRLLNGRLRSPHSGEDFAAPVGTPVVASHQGRVAHVGEMYFAGMSVILDHGLGLFTIYFHLDATDVEPGQLLGQGQLLGRVGATGRVTGPHLHWGARLGPARVDPMALLRLGAAPARP
- a CDS encoding ThiF family adenylyltransferase → MLEIKVIGLGGIGCALLPPLSRYLYYAGTGCRLTLVDGDAFEQRNLPRQGFRAAGNKARVKAEEVAQEFPGLSVRAVPEFVTAANAADWIRSGDVVFLGVDNHRTRKVISDHCERLADLLLISGGNEWTDGNVQVYCREGGRDLSAPLTRFHPEIAFPGDGSPADASCDAAAAAGAPQLLFTNLAVASAMLNAFYAWQQGGIRYGEVYLDILAGRSQPVERRRSRE
- a CDS encoding ATP-binding protein, with the protein product MRDGSPDWVASLEAKVGAGTGSVFLLHGNVADYVPLGGEFVLLRTFLTRRFGHRARVICYNRSAGLSFLDGTTEARFRALVGYGPPPPGSPEALRERAAQALGEPEGTRRLPTAPAQVVPLLDRALRSFCLPDEEQEQVLLILEFAETLVPAGELAALSEEDRGTLVALLRWAEEPRLAAVGTAILLLVSALTDLHPRLRDPSSRVEALEIPLPNHGERLTFLRARAAGDGRDGGLTVEELATASAGLSRVQLEGLLKEAAGRARPLAHEEVKARKGELLRQEFQGMLEVLEPAFGLESIGGLEPVKAFFREVIAALREGEVKLVPRGITLVGPPGVGKTALAEALAYECGFNFVKVINARERWVGQSERNYWKILQALRSMTPVVVVEDEADQSEHSRDEASADSGVSNRLRQMRFDFTGNPRIQGQVLWIRISNRPDRLDVAEQRSGRASERIPLVLPDPAEMASIFAVMPRKHAFPVGRVDFAALAAHCDASHPGQITGADIEEISLRAYRHARARGEPAIEEADYRWAIEDFIPALSAESLRVQEAMAVACCSSRRFLPPRYQRGGRS
- a CDS encoding DUF3568 family protein, which produces MRCPPRLLPLLIAPLLLGTGCVAASAVGSALGAAFSGMAYLSNGNAERTFVVSLPEVWQASVAVLRLMDLTISEGTRDEQTGELKGATPDLTVTLTMSSVTARATRVTIEAVEASYGKDRATAAEILNQLALLLPPTPSAPPRLQGD
- a CDS encoding patatin-like phospholipase family protein translates to PLTDALLASSALPLHCPVLVGGTPYYDGGLAGNLPALVALDRGYRVLLCMPLGVVFRREPGWRGLLPWKAVDALGWAMMRREIRACRAAGARVLEAYSAAVEAESVFAFDRLDKLEEEGYKAASFVVPCLQRVLAAREPAGGWPPVSPEERDV
- a CDS encoding transglycosylase SLT domain-containing protein — protein: MSDPIQRLRQILLTVLLVLLLPFSFSAPAADDGPPATSIRPGPDGPTGGEASRGGPPPASAETEGPLANGGPAATPAHTEAATPVPGEEETVPPGSEESQEPLPGDAVPAETLVTPEDASVLDQAEAETEPAEGTPEEEAFGVPIELNDKVRAYLDLFTGERRDRIQEAFDRAGRYLPMMRAIFQEQGLPRDLVNLAYIESAFKVRAYSRARAAGIWQFIAGTGRKYGLRVDWWLDERRDPEKATRAAAEYLSDLYGMFGSWPLAIAAYNAGEGKVAGAIRRQKTTDFWRLRLPRETKIYVPAFMAMTILAKDPARYGFVPPAEEVTPTEPLMLGEPLDLRIVAQAAGVALEDLRTLNPELNHLVTPPHRSDYRLRVPAGSAAEFAENFDEIKKTRRVTWQRHLIRRGETLSQIARRYDTSVPVLMDLNRLPSRHRLRAGRSLVVPLMHLALAEENGSTRPLPSAESSPRTYVVRRGDSLWRIAQVYDVSTGELQKWNDLEGTVIHPGLRLRIHPE